In Nocardioides sp. InS609-2, a single genomic region encodes these proteins:
- a CDS encoding molybdopterin-dependent oxidoreductase: MVEKRIGVCNLCEAICGLELTIDDGVVTSVRGNDADPLSRGHICPKGVAIADVYTDPDRLRRPVKRVGDDWVEIGWDEAFDLVADNLARIIGEHGRDSLGFYLGNPNVHSLGSMTHGIGMVKALRSRNTFSATSVDQLPHQLLAHLMFGHQLLLPIPDIDRTSYFLVFGANPMASNGSLMTAPDFPNRLRELKRRGGQMVVFDPRRTETAKVSTEHHFVRPGADAWVLLAMLNVLFADGIATPPSYADRLGAVEDALRDFTPERAAAMSGVPADEIVRVARDFADAESAVAYGRVGVSTHEFGSVCQWAVNLLNILTGNFDRIGGAMFTSPAIDAVGTGLIGRGHHGAWHSRVRGLPETAGELPVAVLSEEIETPGPGQIRAMLTLSGNPVLSTPDGVRLDGALASLDFMAAVDIYVNETTRHADVILPPNDGARARPLRPDLPDLRGAQHGTVHTGRVRQGQGRPPRLADLPRDRPAHDQATAHQAVPAQPRPPVRTHEHQSHPSGRAAAAAHAHRRHSQEAARPPRGHRPRPTAARVDA; the protein is encoded by the coding sequence ATGGTCGAGAAGCGCATCGGCGTCTGCAACCTCTGCGAGGCCATCTGCGGCCTCGAGCTCACCATCGACGACGGTGTGGTGACCTCGGTCCGGGGCAACGACGCCGACCCACTCTCCCGCGGCCACATCTGCCCCAAGGGCGTGGCGATCGCGGACGTCTACACCGACCCCGACCGGCTGCGCCGTCCGGTCAAGCGGGTCGGCGACGACTGGGTGGAGATCGGCTGGGACGAGGCGTTCGACCTGGTCGCCGACAACCTCGCGCGCATCATCGGCGAGCACGGCCGTGACTCGCTCGGCTTCTACCTGGGCAACCCCAACGTGCACAGCCTGGGCTCGATGACGCACGGCATCGGCATGGTTAAGGCACTGCGCTCGCGCAACACGTTCAGCGCCACGTCGGTCGACCAGCTGCCCCACCAGCTGCTGGCACACCTGATGTTCGGCCACCAGCTGCTGCTGCCCATCCCCGACATCGACCGCACGTCGTACTTCCTGGTCTTCGGCGCCAACCCGATGGCGTCCAACGGCTCGCTGATGACGGCGCCCGACTTCCCCAACCGGCTGCGCGAGCTCAAGAGGCGCGGCGGCCAGATGGTCGTCTTCGACCCGCGCCGCACGGAGACCGCGAAGGTCTCCACCGAGCACCATTTCGTGCGGCCGGGCGCCGACGCCTGGGTGTTGCTCGCGATGCTCAACGTGCTGTTCGCCGACGGCATCGCCACTCCCCCGTCGTACGCCGACCGGCTGGGCGCCGTCGAGGACGCACTGCGCGACTTCACACCCGAGAGGGCGGCCGCGATGAGCGGAGTGCCTGCCGACGAGATCGTCCGGGTGGCGCGCGACTTCGCCGACGCCGAGAGCGCCGTGGCCTACGGCCGGGTCGGCGTCTCCACCCACGAGTTCGGCTCCGTGTGCCAGTGGGCGGTCAACCTGCTCAACATCCTCACCGGCAACTTCGACCGCATCGGCGGCGCAATGTTCACGTCTCCGGCGATCGATGCCGTCGGCACCGGCCTGATCGGTCGCGGCCACCACGGCGCCTGGCACTCCAGGGTCCGCGGCCTGCCCGAGACCGCCGGCGAGCTCCCGGTGGCGGTGCTCAGCGAGGAGATCGAGACTCCGGGACCCGGCCAGATCCGGGCGATGCTGACGCTCTCGGGCAACCCGGTGCTGTCGACTCCCGACGGCGTCCGCCTCGACGGGGCGCTGGCGTCGCTCGACTTCATGGCGGCCGTCGACATCTACGTCAACGAGACCACCCGGCACGCCGACGTGATCCTGCCGCCGAACGACGGCGCTCGAGCGCGACCACTACGACCTGATCTTCCAGACCTTCGCGGTGCGCAACACGGCACGGTTCACACCGGCCGTGTTCGCCAAGGACAAGGACGCCCGCCACGACTGGCAGATCTACCGCGAGATCGCCCTGCGCACGATCAAGCGACTGCCCACCAAGCCGTCCCTGCGCAACCGCGCCCTCCTGTTCGCACGCATGAGCACCAGTCCCACCCGTCTGGTCGCGCTGCTGCTGCGGCGCACGCGCACCGGCGTCACTCTCAAGAAGCTGCGCGACCGCCCCGAGGGCATCGACCTCGGCCCACTGCGGCCCGGGTTGATGCCTGA
- a CDS encoding PadR family transcriptional regulator, translating to MDTTQLLKGVLDLAVLAVVDAEDGYGYDVVRRLRAGGLDDVGDASVYGTLRRLYASGALTSYVVPSDEGPHRKYYGITPIGRSQLKSQTDDWAHFSATVSGILQGVPA from the coding sequence ATGGATACCACCCAGCTCCTCAAGGGGGTGCTCGACCTCGCGGTGCTCGCGGTCGTCGACGCTGAGGACGGCTACGGCTACGACGTCGTACGCCGCCTGCGCGCCGGCGGGCTAGACGACGTGGGGGACGCCTCGGTCTACGGCACGCTGCGCCGGCTCTACGCCTCCGGCGCCCTCACGTCATATGTCGTCCCGTCCGACGAAGGTCCGCACCGCAAGTACTACGGCATCACGCCCATCGGCCGCTCGCAGCTGAAGAGCCAGACCGACGACTGGGCCCACTTCTCGGCCACCGTGTCCGGCATCCTGCAAGGAGTCCCCGCATGA